The proteins below come from a single Epinephelus moara isolate mb chromosome 19, YSFRI_EMoa_1.0, whole genome shotgun sequence genomic window:
- the LOC126406681 gene encoding uncharacterized protein LOC126406681 isoform X3, whose translation MSESIVRKVQPFTIGTRLSVPAVPKCQEFTQSYLQSQSLDNCTLQHNLNSLYLSRSQVCAHGPCLVSPIVKQVAPMRHDQEDMAAEDQLNQNVASPSAVSRSIKKITISGSRDRSENKVSVGSAQLSITGSTSENNNNNNNITSSTSDPHLPRIVGVSCENKPSSHFKVLLRKDSSDEPQPPQGQTRLKLNGEKSVQQISVSESQKKEPQRKESHPHTQNEASAAAPSQSDFFTQRNSLFNKEVLQAEAWIKGKLQDLKDGCNIQRCPLQDWEEASQTLQRDLKDFENTLIQLNQMGEQLICKLNPTSDLVKKQLSQLRDQWQTLKQTAANQTRALGGAKNLQEFNRKVDKLEAWIKEKQEEEQSLVNVLGENVDKMQLTRRILDLKQDEQLYRNLHEEINHLALKLEKQGKTDGKNISSKRKHINKMWLKAQSHLKNYHENLQLALEVSSFYQQADNTLFAINNMRKSISASKELDSCGDREIRDIASQIMMLDVSVSQVSNLHPALAASVTQKQSEVKDCWALLQKVFRSDRTTLSPTGSAFTREDADPLTPAREPQCNVGMETQRIMGKEVKEEQNRLKGCVSTVECGIGRRTPSNQSQEQQSVNHTSSPTGDGPACAHDVIVRHQLKGESRKPRAEPKLATAPRGHPQLHTQLQKFTVSADKTLSWLKDNVSMATQVCSIASFEGPEAARRCQQALEQEILTNRARIEVVKREGRGLVRAQHPGSAKIEEFLGQLEVLWEELRRRHQRNAAFLQASEELGFRVVKVLQALGSLEAWLESVELSMKESALAGDPETMSMAERESCLLEKEVAARSLELSALRQEVDRLHSHSHPHTRGLPVRMEEVERKYRRVQSALTQQSSELQDTRMLTEFLERVELEESQELSSSQYSLGQPLHSEISSAPTLLGLQSSGSGEPLIESMGDPVEELREAVEMLNDTVRERGRSQSHDQAIQELLSRHASLAVHMEECLCYSKELSLDILEKETDMAVQCEPDRCGLEALQEKQDHLEIDYEVIREEVKEMEKQTSRLEELCPERVHVLGAKIQAMLQGWTELEKSVTENKSRLQEFVQLQDFFRSYLAMISWTEDTRSCIFSDTALHFGKDGQRPLAAELDMQIEQKFEEFDELAETGRNLLDKEHHLTQMVKERMEELRSMLGWISVHWRAQKQQWLHKKSQQEPSQDNIYSEATMCSPSTESSPPELEAHQSYQSHQILVSDEDKPKAAGDSRPSSLPPTQAEQQDEKQFEDGYEVMNSIGPRGGEATSSETPKPSIVVLKEPSSPALGGTVNLILSFGNTGDSQVQVLDPPARTDEVVEETSEPVHRVSTYLHVKDNNLAVAPVYESITLPRQKSRSTASASPTFLPSTSSSSSSSVPAPQTANVTFHASAGNGGSSIFSSLKRMGKKRKRKRDGRRHTIQKIMGVEEQRDGMPQFGCETVTYDTHTWPLKEGRRRKTSPKSRDRVEAMAYMKNPLLKDIDTECSGEYSIIPYAESEGPTTNHARSHCRFLSLGSVLSFDLPKDMTLIPSIQDIITIAPPESKTGAGTDPDPHSQRQSALSSFKQTRPTPAVTRSSAEISFPETQTSTIVMKDLPDVEKSFQPAPPLSPGQDEDQTVPCNDLSQTQFSQQEDPEQEWDKMSSEVKTNTTERDVTVQSSQLPIYVNQAQNTAAHKHQCPSVHTLIRDLKGHQYHKCARTQCVHGESPGQCLSQASHMVVNLKSTVNVSVRQDSVDSGISTSSSIKLCTDAPCPDKQQPKGVVGRLMSLEVGGIDCAKSKESTVTSSGLSTDSAELDTEPVNLDHQQFEEEEEELEDIWNQTTNFRQSICSDIMYQPNQEESEPSVQSKEPPSRSPSPKTPAVLYRNLVTASAPNLLVAEFKLPSYLQSLLGYDKEQSPKVNLPPLATGDRRSWAAFPNREPAGKISVTVNETASDPVKLPDVGDNQRYIYQYREDEEEEEEAKVGEEVDEHAGSLKDHSMSLLSVHMGLDGICQQREASHSLDNMEKQEESVATGGRCITLSGKPELQSMEGTLERKHKLQLGGKKAASRGWNSYHAVLYRHTLCFYQDRKDTLRSSACGLPLNLMGAECSPAPEYTKKPNCFRLRLRDGSEYLLNASSRFMMKKWMMKIQASTGRSESVPSLSSVPADQDFPISLKPFLCPNCHGLAKCHCPSSRHDVTSTFPRRKPPGATQTKEIVVVTREFSHMPQSNLRSVDEQSTMSSSDGGCCDDDEDSLKQTVTHRLSGACRNNTSPSPHSPVSSGQDWLSTKRRSHSFTSATFQKIKPMQHTPGGSGLERGSNYCVTLVVGDKTSDGVSISRSSESPLLASAGWQQDTHQDSALRSYASLPRPHNKSVFKKFFGKRDL comes from the exons ATGTCTGAAAGCATTGTGAGGAAGGTCCAGCCCTTCACTATTGGGACGAGGCTGTCAGTCCCGGCTGTGCCAAAATGCCAGGAGTTTACACAGAGTTATCTACAGAGCCAGAGTCTGGATAACTGCACTCTACAGCACAACCTGAACTCGCTCTACCTCAGCCGATCCCAGGTCTGCGCTCACGGCCCCTGCCTCGTCTCACCCATCGTCAAGCAGGTAGCTCCCATGAGGCACGATCAGGAGGACATGGCAGCTGAGGACCAGCTGAACCAGAACGTCGCCTCTCCCTCCGCCGTCTCCAGATCCATCAAGAAGATCACAATCTCTGGGAGTCGAGACAGATCAGAGAACAAGGTGTCAGTGGGATCGGCGCAGCTCTCAATCACAGGGTCCACAtctgaaaacaacaataacaacaacaacatcaccaGCAGCACGTCAGATCCTCATCTGCCAAGGATTGTGGGTGTGAGCTGTGAGAATAAGCCCAGTTCTCACTTTAAG GTTTTACTCAGAAAAGACAGCAGTGATGAACCTCAGCCTCCGCAGGGACAAACCAGGCTAAAACTGAACGGAGAGAAATCCGTCCAACAG ATTTCAGTTTCTGAATCGCAGAAGAAAGAGCCACAGAGGAAAGAAAgtcatccacacacacagaatgaagCATCAGCAGCTGCTCCATCCCAGAGTGACTTCTTCACTCAGCGCAATTCACTCTTCAACAAGGAAGTGCTGCAG GCAGAGGCGTGGATCAAAGGCAAGCTGCAGGACCTGAAGGATGGATGTAATATTCAGCGCTGCCCCCTACAGGACTGGGAAGAAGCCTCACAGACGCTTCAGAGAGACCTCAAAGACTTTGAGAACACCCTGATTCAACTCAACCAG ATGGGTGAGCAGTTGATCTGTAAGTTGAACCCCACCTCTGATCTGGTGAAGAAGCAGCTCAGCCAGCTCAGGGACCAGTGGCAAACCCTGAAACAGACGGCTGCTAATCAGACGAGGGCCCTGGGTGGAGCCAAGAACCTGCAGGAGTTCAACAGAAAAGTGGACAAGCTGGAGGCATGGATTAAAGAGAAG CAGGAAGAGGAGCAGTCTCTGGTGAATGTCCTGGGGGAAAATGTTGACAAAATGCAGCTGACAAGGAGAATTTTAGATCTGAAACAG GATGAGCAGCTATACAGAAACCTCCACGAGGAGATCAACCACTTGGCCCTAAAACTGGAGAAACAAGGGAAGACAGATGGCAAAAACATCTCCAGCAAGAGGAAAcacatcaataaaat GTGGCTGAAGGCACAGTCTCATCTGAAAAACTACCATGAAAATCTTCAGCTGGCACTGGAGGTGTCCTCGTTCTACCAACAGGCTGATAATACCTTGTTTGCTATTAATAACATG AGGAAAAGCATATCTGCATCGAAAGAGCTGGACAgctgtggagacagagaaataCGAGACATCGCCAGTCAAATCATG ATGCTAGATGTGAGCGTGTCACAGGTGTCTAATCTCCATCCCGCCCTGGCCGCCAGCGTCACACAGAAGCAGAGTGAGGTGAAGGACTGCTGGGCACTTCTTCAGAAGGTTTTCAG GAGTGACAGGACCACACTCTCTCCCACTGGCTCCGCTTTCACCAGGGAAGATGCTGACCCCCTGACACCGGCCCGAGAACCCCAGTGCAACGTGGGAATGGAGACGCAAAGGATCATGGGaaaggaggtgaaggaggagcAGAATCGTCTGAAAGGCTGCGTG AGTACTGTTGAATGTGGGATTGGTAGGAGAACACCGAGCAACCAAAGCCAGGAGCAGCAATCAGTGAACCACACCTCTTCACCCACAGGAGACGGCCCTGCCTGTGCGCATGATGTCATCGTCAGACATCAATTGAAGGGGGAAAG cAGGAAGCCCAGAGCAGAGCCCAAGCTTGCCACCGCCCCACGAGGCCACCCACAGCTTCACACACAGCTCCAGAAGTTCACGGTGTCTGCTGACAAG ACTTTGTCCTGGCTGAAAGACAATGTGTCCATGGCCACACAGGTGTGTTCAATAGCCAGCTTTGAGGGGCCAGAGGCAGCCAGGAGGTGTCAACAGGCTCTGGAACAAGAAATTCTCACCAACAGGGCCAGGATAGAGGTGGTCAAACGG GAGGGTCGCGGGCTGGTCCGTGCACAGCACCCAGGCAGCGCCAAGATAGAGGAGTTCCTCGGCCAGCTGGAAGTCTTATGGGAAGAGCTGCGGAGGAGGCACCAGAGGAACGCAGCGTTTCTGCAGGCCTCAGAGGAGCTGGGTTTTAGG GTTGTAAAAGTGCTCCAAGCCCTGGGCAGCCTGGAGGCCTGGCTTGAGTCCGTGGAGCTTTCCATGAAGGAATCTGCTCTCGCCGGTGACCCTGAAACAATGAGCATGGCTGAGAGGGAGAGCTGTCTGCTGGAGAAAGAGGTCGCAGCACGCAGCCTGGAGCTCAGCGCTCTGAGGCAGGAGGTGGACCGCCTCCACAGCCACAGTCACCCACACACACGAGGCCTGCCAGTACGCATGGAGGAGGTGGAAAGAAA GTATCGTCGTGTCCAAAGTGCCCTGACCCAGCAGAGCTCAGAGCTGCAGGACACACGGATGCTGACTGAGTTCTTGGAGCGTGTGGAACTAGAGGAGAGCCAGGAGCTCAGCAGCAGTCAGTACAGCCTGGGACAG CCTCTCCACAGTGAGATTTCCTCAGCTCCTACATTGCTGGGACTCCAAAGCAGTGGCAGTGGTGAGCCCCTGATAGAAAGCATGGGCGACCCTGTGGAGGAACTACGAGAGGCCGTGGAGATGCTAAATGACACCGTTAGGGAAAGAGGCCGATCGCAGAGCCATGACCAGGCCATCCAGGAGCTGCTGAGCAGG CACGCCAGCCTGGCGGTGCACATGGAGGAGTGCTTGTGCTACAGCAAGGAGCTGAGCCTGGACATCCTGGAGAAGGAGACAGACATGGCCGTCCAGTGTGAGCCAGACCGCTGCGGCCTAGAGGCTCTGCAGGAGAAGCAGGACCACCTGGAG ATTGACTATGAAGTCATCAGGGAGGAGGTAAAGGAGATGGAGAAGCAGACTTCTCGCTTGGAAGAACTGTGCCCAGAGCGAGTGCATGTACTCGGGGCAAAGATCCAGGCCATGCTGCAGGGCTGGACAGAGCTGGAGAAGAGTGTGACGGAGAACAAATCACGTCTACAAGAGTTTGTGCAGCTCCAGGACTTCTTCAGGAGCTACCTCGCCATGAT CTCATGGACAGAAGACACCAGGTCGTGCATCTTCTCAGATACCGCCTTGCATTTCGGGAAAGACGGCCAGAGGCCACTCGCTGCAGAGCTGGACATGCAGATTGAGCAAAAGTTTGAGGAGTTTGATGAGCTGGCAGAAACGGGGAGAAACCTTTTAGACAAAGAGCACCACCTCACGCAGATG GTGAAGGAGCGCATGGAAGAACTGAGGAGTATGCTCGGGTGGATCTCGGTGCACTGGAGGGCTCAGAAACAGCAGTGGCTTCATAAGAAGAGCCAACAGGAGCCTTCACAGGATAATATTTATTCTGAGGCCACAATGTGCTCTCCATCGACAGAG AGTTCACCTCCTGAGCTGGAGGCCCACCAGTCCTACCAGTCCCACCAGATTCTAGTCTCTGATGAAGACAAACCAAAGGCAGCAGGAGACAGCCGGCCCTCATCCCTGCCGCCAACACAAGCTGAGCAGCAGGACGAGAAGCAGTTTGAGGATGGGTATGAGGTCATGAACAGTATTGGACCACGGGGTGGCGAGGCTACCTCCTCAGAGACTCCCAAACCCTCCATTGTGGTCCTCAAAGAGCCCAGCAGCCCTGCTTTAGGGGGCACGGTCAACCTCATCCTTAGCTTTGGTAACACGGGGGACAGCCAGGTTCAGGTGCTTGACCCACCTGCTAGGACGGAcgaggtggtggaggagaccTCTGAGCCTGTCCACAGG GTAAGTACCTACTTGCATGTCAAGGATAACAACTTGGCTGTGGCCCCTGTGTATGAGAGTATCACCCTGCCACGCCAAAAGAGCCGCTCTACAGCCTCAGCCTCACCTACTTTCCTGCCGTCCACCTCTTCCTCGTCATCTTCCTCAGTGCCTGCACCTCAGACGGCCAATGTAACCTTTCACGCTTCGGCAGGGAATGGCGGCAGCTCCATTTTCAGCAGCCTTAAGAGAATgggaaagaagaggaagaggaagagagatggTCGAAGACACACTATCCAGAAAATCATGGGAGTGGAGGAGCAAAGGGACGGGATGCCTCAGTTTGGCTGCGAGACAGTCACATACGACACACATACATGGCCACTTAAGGaaggcaggaggaggaagacttCACCAAAGAGTAGGGATAGAGTAGAAGCTATGGCCTACATGAAGAACCCCCTGCTGAAGGACATTGATACAGAGTGTTCAGGAGAATACAGCATTATTCCATATGCTGAATCAGAGGGGCCAACCACAAATCACGCGAGAAGCCACTGCAGATTCCTCTCTTTGGGCTCTGTGCTGAGCTTCGACCTGCCCAAGGACATGACCCTCATCCCCAGCATTCAGGACATCATTACCATCGCCCCTCCGGAATCCAAAACCGGAGCAGGGACTGATCCGGACCCCCACTCCCAGAGACAATCAGCCCTGAGCTCTTTCAAACAGACTCGACCCACTCCTGCAGTCACACGCAGTTCAGCAGAAATCAGTTTTCCTGAAACTCAGACTTCGACGATTGTCATGAAAGATCTGCCTGATGTGGAGAAGAGTTTCCAACCAGCACCTCCTCTTTCCCCGGGACAGGATGAGGATCAGACTGTGCCATGTAACGACCTGTCTCAAACACAGTTCAGTCAGCAGGAGGATCCAGAGCAGGAGTGGGACAAAATGTCATCAGAGGTTAAAACCAATACAACTGAAAGAGATGTGACCGTCCAGTCTTCCCAGCTCCCTATTTATGTGAACCAAGCCCAAAATACAGCTGCACATAAACACCAATGCCCTAGTGTCCACACACTCATCCGAGACCTAAAAGGACATCAGTACCATAAATGTGCAAGGACCCAGTGTGTGCATGGAGAGAGTCCTGGACAGTGTCTGAGCCAAGCTTCTCATATGGTGGTGAATCTGAAGTCGACAGTGAATGTGAGTGTTCGTCAGGACTCAGTTGACTCTGGAATCTCCACCTCCAGCAGTATCAAGCTTTGTACTGATGCTCCATGTCCAGATAAGCAGCAGCCCAAGGGTGTGGTGGGGAGGCTGATGTCCCTTGAGGTGGGAGGTATAGACTGCGCTAAATCGAAGGAGAGCACTGTAACATCATCAGGTTTGTCAACAGACTCAGCAGAGCTAGATACAGAGCCCGTCAACCTCGACCACCAGCAAtttgaggaggaagaagaagaactggAGGACATCTGGAACCAGACTACTAACTTTAGACAGAGCATCTGCTCAGACATTATGTACCAGCCCAACCAGGAAGAGTCTGAACCCTCTGTCCAATCCAAAGAGCCCCCTTCCCGCTCACCTTCACCCAAGACCCCGGCTGTGCTCTACAGGAACCTGGTCACTGCCTCAGCACCCAACCTCCTCGTGGCCGAGTTTAAACTGCCCTCCTACCTTCAGAGCTTGCTGGGTTACGACAAGGAGCAGAGTCCCAAAGTTAACCTCCCTCCACTGGCCACAGGAGACAGGAGATCCTGGGCGGCCTTTCCTAACAGGGAGCCAGCCGGCAAGATCTCAGTGACAGTAAACGAGACGGCATCTGATCCAGTGAAGCTGCCAGATGTGGGGGACAATCAGAGATATATTTATCAGTacagagaggatgaggaggaggaggaggaggcaaagGTGGGGGAGGAGGTGGATGAGCACGCAGGTAGTTTGAAG GACCACTCAATGAGTCTACTGTCAGTTCATATGGGTTTGGATGGCATCTGTCAGCAAAGAGAAGCCTCTCACAGCCTGGACAACATGGAGAAGCAGGAAGAATCAGTGGCCACAGGAGGGCGCTGTATCACCCTG AGTGGAAAGCCTGAGCTGCAGTCTATGGAGGGAACGCTTGAGAGGAAGCACAAGCTGCAGCTGGGAGGAAAGAAA GCTGCCTCCAGAGGCTGGAACTCCTACCATGCTGTCCTATATAGACACACCTTGTGCTTCTACCAGGATAGAAAGGATACACTGAGG AGCTCTGCATGCGGCCTGCCGCTGAACCTCATGGGAGCTGAGTGTTCACCTGCACCAGAGTACACCAAAAAACCCAACTGCTTTCGACTACG GCTTCGTGATGGGTCCGAATATCTGCTCAATGCTTCCTCACGCTTTATGATGAAGAAATGGATGATGAAAATACAAGCAAGCACAG GTCGGAGTGAGTCTGTGCCTTCATTATCAAGTGTCCCAGCTGATCAAGACTTCCCCATTTCCTT AAAGCCCTTCCTCTGTCCCAATTGTCATGGTCTTGCCAAATGCCACTGCCCCTCCTCCCGCCATGATGTCACCTCCACGTTCCCAAGGCGCAAACCGCCGGGCGCGACCCAAACCAAAGAGATTGTTGTCGTCACCAGAGAGTTCAGTCACATGCCGCAGAGTAATTTAAGGAGTGTGGATGAGCAGTCGACCATGTCATCCTCAGATGGAGGCTGCTGTG atgatgatgaagacagtttAAAGCAGACGGTGACTCACAGACTGTCTGGAGCATGCAGAAACAACACCTCTCCCTCCCCTCACTCCCCTGTCTCCAGCGGTCAAGACTGGCTCAGCACCAAGCGTCGCTCCCACTCCTTCACATCAG CAACGTTTCAGAAGATCAAACCCATGCAGCACACCCCTGGAGGCAGCGGCCTGGAAAGAGGCTCCAACTACTGTGTGACTCTTGTCGTTGGAGACAAGACGTCAGACGGCGTGTCTATAAGCAGGAGCTCTGAGTCCCCGCTGCTGGCCTCGGCCGGATGGCAGCAGGACACCCATCAGGACTCTGCTCTGAGGAGCTACGCCAGCCTGCCACGGCCGCACAACAAATCTGTCTTCAAAAAGTTCTTTGGGAAAAGGGACCTCTGa